CGCTGCCGCCGTACGCGGGACCTGACGGTTATCGGCTCGCCTTCGACAAGGTGGTGGATCCGCTGGTGCGCTCCTTCGCGCCCGACGTGATCGTCACCCAGAACGGCGCGGACGCACATTGGAGCGACCCGCTCACCTCGCTCGGCATGACCGTGCCCGGATACGAGATGCTGTTCACCCGGCTGAGCACGCTGGCCGACCGGGTCTGCGGCGGTCGGCTCGTCGCCCTTGGCGGAGGCGGGTATTCCTGGCTCACCGTGGTGCCCCGTGTGTGGACGCTGCTCGCCGCCTCGCTCCTGCGCCTTGACCTGTCCGATGAGATCCCCGCTGCATGGCAGGAACGGGTACGCGCACTCGGCGGGGAACCACCGACACGGCTCCGAGAGGACCCCGGTCCCGACCTGGACGACGACACGGTCGCGCGTGTCGAGCACGACACCGCCCATGTGATCTCACGCATCATGGCCGGATGACGACCGGCAGCCGAGTCATCGAACGCCGAGGTCCACGAGCGCACGGCGCATACCGTCCCCGAGGATCACGGAGACGAGCCATGTCGGCTCGCCCTGCATCGCGTTCCCCTCGATGAGGTAGACGGCAGAGCCGTCACCGCTCCACATCAGCGGGTAGCAGTCGCGACGCCCGGACAATTCCACCAACCGCCCACCCGCCGCCGGCAGCGCGAACGCGCGAGAGTACCCGTCGTCGCCGCGCTCGGCGAAGCACACCCACGAACCGTCCGGCGAACGGAGCAGATCGGCGTATGCGACGGGCCGCGCCGACTGTGCCCGCGTCAACTCGGCCCGGTCCCCTCTGCCGTCGAGTCTCATCGAACGCAGCGACACCGCACCGGAGACGTCGGGGCCGCTTCCGTAGTAGACCCGCTCATCGGTGCAGCAGACGCCGGAGACGGGGGCGCTGGTGATGTAGCGCCGCGTGCCGTCATCCTGCCAGACCGCGATCTCGCCGCGACGTGCAGCGTCGATGACCGCCACCACCGTCCGCCCATCCGGAGAGACCACCGGCATCGTCCCCGCCATGAGCAACGTCGCGGCCGCGCCGCTGCGGTCGGCGCGCATCACACGGGAGCCGGATGCGGCGTAGACCAGCCAGCCCGAGTCGGGAGCCCACGCAGGAGGGTCGTCGATGGCAGGACCCACGGACACCCGATCGCCGCTATCGACATCCACCAGCACCAGCTGACCCGATCCGCCGTCGATCAACGCGAGGGTGCCGCCATCAGGCGAGAGCGTGAACGCACCAGAGCCCGACTCGGCCACGCGCCGCTCGTCCGCGCCATCCTCCGTAACAACGCATAGCCACCCGTCGCGACGGTACGCGACGGAGCCGGAAACGTTCCCTGCCGTGTCCTGCGCCGGCGCCGGAGCATCGGGAGAGGCCGCGACCTCCTCCCGCCCCTCCTCTCCGATGAGGGCGGAGTCGTACCCGGGCGCCGGTGAGATTGTCTCGGTGGTCTGCTCGGCAGGCGTGATCGTAGGGGTGGTCTCACCGCCCGGCACGACGGCAGGTTCGCCACCGAGCAGCGCGACCAACCCCGCGGCGGCGGCTACGAGCACGACGGCGGCACCGAGCAGGATCCCCGCCCGATGCCGCCGGTCGATATCGTGCCAGTCTGACGGTGTAGTGCCCCCGGCCACCGGCGGCCCGCCTTCCAGTCGCTACAAGCGCTCGATCAGCGCATTCGCGTACGCTTGCGTGCCCACGCAGCCGTCGGTACTGCCCGTGACCGAGCGTTTGATGTCATAGGTGACCTTGTCGCCCTCGCCGATGACTCCGCGCACGGCCGCGAGCACGCGGTCGGCCGCGTCGCGCTCGCCGAGGTGGTTCAACATCAGGACCGCCGAGAGAATCTCGGCCGTGGGGTTGGCCATGTCCTTGCCCGCGTATTTGGGCGCGCTGCCGTGCGTGGGCTCGAAGACCGCACAGTCGGCGCCGATGTTGGCGCCCGGCGCGATGCCGAGCCCGCCGATGAGCCCCGCGGCAAGGTCCGAGAGGATGTCGCCGTACAGGTTCGGCAGCACGAGCACATCCCACCACTCCGGGTGCAGCACCAGCTGCATGCAGGTGGCGTCCACTATGTAGTCCTCGAACTGGATGCCCGAGTCTTTGTACTCGGCGGCCACCTCGCGCGCGACCTTGAGGAAGAGGCCGTCGGAGTACTTGAGGATGTTAGCCTTGTGCACGGCCGTGACCTTCTTGCGACCGTTGGCTATCGCATAGTCGAAGGCGTACTTCACGATGCGCCGGCTGCGCTCGATGCTGATCGGCTTGAGCGAGATGCCCGAGTCGGGGCGGATGATGCCCGCGCCCTCGGCGGCCGCGAACTCGATGAGCTTGCGGGCGCCCTCGCTGCCCTGCTCGAACTCGATGCCCGCGTACAGGTCCTCGGTGTTCTCACGCACGATGACGAGGTCGATGTCATCGTAGCGGGCGCCGTTACCGGGGATCGAGAATGCCGGACGCAGACACGCGTACAGGTCGAGCTCCTTGCGGATCGAGACGTTGACGCTGCGGAAGCCGGTGCCCACTGGCGTGGTGATCGGGCCCTTGATGGCGACCTTGTTCGTGCGGATGGAGTCGAGCACGTGCTCGGGAAGCGGCGTACCGTACTTCTCCATCACGTCGGCGCCTGCCTCGGCGACCTCCCACTCGATGTCGACGCCGGTGGCCTCCACCACGCGCGTCATCGCGGTGGTGAGCTCCGGCCCGATGCCATCACCGGGGATCAGAGTCACGGTGTGCTTAGCCATTCAGGTGTACCTCCAGTGTTCGCGGACGGCTCACGCGGCGCGCCCTCGGACGGGTGGATGCGACGCCTGGGCGTCGCATGTGTGCCCGGTGATTGTACGGCAGGGGAGCGCCACGGGGAGGAAATCGGAGCCGAGAAGACACCGGAAGGCCGAACCATACACTGTTGGTTTAACTTGGGTTATCATTTTGGTATACGTTCGGTAAGTACATTACTCTACGCTTGCGCGTGGAGGTGAGGCCGATGGGATGTGCGACAGTGATGCGCAAGAGACTCGTGAAACATGGCAACAGCAGGGCGCTGGTCATCGACAAGGCGATCCTCGAACTCCTCAACCTGGGAGACGACGAGGAAGTGATCGTCAGCACCGATGGCCGCTCGCTCACGATCACACCGGTCGCCGATATCGACGCGCGCCGGGCGCGGATCGATGAGGCATTGCTGCGTGTCGACGAGCGATACTCGACGACCCTGGACAGGCTTGCCAGATGAACCGTCCCGTCTTCCTTTCGATCGACGAGGTCGAGTATCTCCATCAACATGAAGTCGAACGTCGCGGGGGTTCGCATGGCCTCCGCGACAGAGGCATGCTTGAGTCTGCAGTGGCGATGCCTCAGGCAGGACTCGGCGATGAGTACCTCCACGAGGACCTCTTCGAGATGGCCGCCGCGTATCTGTTCCATATCGTCATGAACCATCCGTTCATCGACGGTAACAAGCGCGCAGGTTTCGTGGCCGCCGTAGTGTTCCTGGATCTGAACGGCCTCGAGCTCATCATATCCGAGGAGGCGGCCTACGAACTCGTGATCGGCGTCTGCGAGGGAACCGTCACGAAGAAGGCACTGGCCGCCGCGTTCCGCGAGAACGCCGAGGCGTTCGAGTAGTAGCGCCTGGGGGCCGCGTGCGGGTGAGGGCCCGGCAGATGGTCGCAGCGCTCCATTTGCGAGGCTCGAGCACAGGGTACCCAGACGCGAGTCACCCCGGGGTATGGCCTAAGCGCTCCATTTGCGAAGCTCGAGCGCGTGGCCATACCCCGGGGTGACCTTGGTGCCGCTATACCGCGAACCCTCCATGCTTGCGGAAGTGCGCCGCGAGACCGCCGTCGGCCAGCAGCTGCGCCATCACGGGCGGCAGCGGCGCGAACGGAATCTCGGTACCCTGCGTGATGTTCTTGAGGACGCCGCCCTCGAGGTCGAGCGAGAGCTCATCGCCGTCGGCGATCAGGTCGGTGTCGCACTCCACCACGGGAAGGCCGGTGTTGATCGCGTTGCGATAGAAGATGCGCGCGAAGCTCTTGGCGAGCACCGCCTTCGTGTTGGAGTGGATGAGCACGAGCGGAGCCTGCTCGCGGCTTGAACCCATACCGAAGTTCGTACCGGCCACCAGGAAACCGCCGTCGGGCTTCACCTTGCTGTAGTAGTCGGGGTCGAGGTCCTCCATGGCGTGCACAGCCATGGCCTCCATGTCGGCCGACTTGAACTTGTACTTGCCGCTGATGATGTAGTCGGTGTTTATATCGTCACCGTACTTGAACGCCTTCGCGGTCATCGCCATCGCTTAGGCCCCCTCTCCCGTGAAGTACTTCCGTGGATCGGTGATCGCGCCCTCGATGACCGATGCCGCCACGGTGGCCGGACTGCCGAGGTAGATGAACGCGTTGCTGTTGCCCATGCGGCCCTTGAAGTTGCGGTTGGCCGTGGAGATCACGTTCTCGCCGTCGCTCGGCACACCGTTGTGCGTCCCCACGCAAGGACCGCAACCTGGCGTCACGAACGCGGCGCCGGCCTCAACGAGGTCGCGCACGTACCCGGCCTCCATGGCGTTCAGGAAGATCTGCTTGCTCGCCGGGGCCACGATGAGCCGCACATCGGGGTGCACCTTCCGCCCGCGCAGGATGTCGGCTGCGATCCTCAGGTCCTCGAGGCGCCCGTTGGTGCAGGTGCCGATGAAGCCCTGTGCGATGGGCGTACCGGCGACCTCCTCGATCGGCGAGACGTTGTCCACGGCATGCGGCTTGGCGACCTGCGGACCAATGGCCGAGGCATCGAGCGTGACCTCCTCGGCATAGACGGCGTCGGCGTCCGGATCCACCGGCTGCGGAACGCGGCCGCCTCGGCCCTCGTACCACGCGAGCGTCTTCTCGTCGGCGCGCATCAGACCAGCCTTGGCGCCCACCTCGATCGCCATGTTGGAGATCGTCATGCGCGCGTCGACCGAAAGCGCGTCGATGACGGGACCGTGGAACTCGAGCGCCATGTAGGTGGCGCCATCCGCGCCGATGTGACCCGCCAGCGCGAGGACGAGGTCCTTGCTGAAGACGCCCGGCTGAAGCTCGCCGTTGTAGGTGACCTTCATGGTGTCCGGCACCTTGAACCACAGCTTGCCGGAGGCCATGGCGGCCGCCCCGTCGGTGGAGCCCACGCCGGTGGAGAACACGTTCACCGCGCCGTACGTGCACGTGTGGCTGTCGCAGCCCACCATGAGGTCGCCCGGCACCACGTGGCCCGCCTCGGGGATGAGCTGGTGGCACACGCCGCAGCCCACGTCATAGACCTTCGCGCCGGTCTTCTTGCCGAACTCGCGCATCATCGTGTGGAGCGCCGAGACGCCCTCGATAGGACTCGGCGACGAGTGGTCCATCACCACTGCGACCTTGGCCGGATCGAAGACCTCGTCCACGCCCATGCTCTCGAGCGCGCGGATGGCAAGCGGCGTGGTGCCGTCCTGCCCCATCACGAAGTCGATGTCCGCAACCACGATATCGCCCGCGGTCGCGTCGCTTCCTGAGTGTGCCGAGAAGATCTTCTCGGCGATCGTCTTGCCTGGAATCGTCCTCACCCCTTGTCCTTCTCCGCTTTCCAGTCGTTGTAGATGTAGATGAGCTCCTTATCGAAGAGCGCGCGTTTGAGTTCGATCGCCATCGTGCGCACGCGTGGAAGGAGCTCGCTCGCCTCCTCCTTCGTCACCTGGATCCCGTACTCCTCGAACTTGAGCTCGAGCGCGCGCGACCCGGAGTGCTTCCCGATCACGATCTGCCGCGCCAGACCTACCTCGGCAGGTGCGAAGACCTCGTACGTGCTCGGGTTCTTGATCACGCCATCGGCATGGATGCCGCTCTCGTGCGCGAACATGTTCGTGCCGATGACCGACTTCCACACCGGTATCTGCCTGCCTGCCGCGGCCATAACGTATTCGCCCAGCTCACGGAAGCGCGTGGTGTCCATCTCGAGGTCGAACCCCTCGATGTGCTTGAGCGCCATGGCGACCTCTTCGAGCGCTGCATTGCCGGCGCGCTCGCCGAGTCCGCCGACCGTGACGTTGACCCATGTTGCGCCCGCGTGAACGCCTGCGATGGCATTGGCCACCGCCATCCCGAAGTCGTTATGCGTGTGCATCTCGACCTCAAGGCCGCTTTCTTCACGCAGGTGCCGCACCACCTCGTAGGTGCGGAACGGCTCCATGAGCCCGATCGTGTCGCAGAACCGGATGCGGTCCGCACCCTCCGCCTGTGCCGCCTTGGCGTACTCGATCAGGAACGGAAGCTCGGTGCGCGACGCGTCCTCGGCGTTCACCGACACATACAGGTCGGGATCGGCCGACTTGGCGAAAGCGACGCTCTCCCGGATGGTGTCGAGCACCCAGGCGCGGTCCTTCACGAGCTTCGTCTGTATGTGGATGTCCGACGTGGCGAGCGAGATCGCTATCGCGTCCACACCGCAGTCGAGCGATGCCTGGATGTCCTGCGTGTTCGCGCGGTTCCATCCCAGAACGGAGGCCTTCAGCCCCAGGTGCGCGATCTCCTCGATGACGTCCCGTTCGTCTCCACCCATCGCGGGGATGCCCGCCTCGATCTGATGGACGCCCACTTCGTCGAGCAGACGCGCGATGCGCACCTTCTCGCGATTCGCGAAGACCACGCCGGCGGTCTGTTCCCCGTCGCGCAACGTGGTGTCGTCGATCATCACGCGCCCGACCCCCAGGCTGCTCTCAACCGGGAAGTCTTTCGCGGTCTGATTCATGGACCTCGGCTCCTTAGTGTCCCGGACCCCCGGCCTGAGGGTCAGACGGCCGCACGGGACCGGCGGTACGACCCCCCGGCTCGACGGAAGTGATAGTGTACGGCACCCGCCGATGAGCGTCCACGAAGGGGCGGCTCTCCTCGACCTGACGCCGGGCGTCCGTTGCCGTAGGATACCCACGTCGGCCGTGGATTGGATGGGATAGATGCTGATACGTGACGCCACCATCGCGGACGCTGGCGCGATCGCCTCGATCTACAGCCGCGCGGTCCTCACCACCACCGCCAGCTTCGATGTCGAGCCGGTCAGCGCCGAGGACCGTGAGCGCTGGTTGAAAGCCCGCTCCCCGGTGCACCCGGTGCTCGTGTGCGAAGCCGATGGCGTAGTGGCCGGATGGGGCGCACTGTCGCCCTATTCCGAGCGCCGGGCGTACGCCGCAACGGTCGAACTGTCGGTGTACGTGGATGAGGCGTTCCGGAAGCGTGGCATCGGCCGCTCTATCACCGCAGCCTTGATCGAGAGAGCCGAGTCGGCACAGATCCATGTCCTCCTCGCCCGGATCTGCACCGAGAACACGCCGAGCATAGAGATGGTGCGCGCGCTCGATTTCGCGTACGTGGGAACGATGCACGAAGTGGGCCGGAAGTTCGACCGGTGGCTCGACGTGGCCACATGGGAGTACATCGTCTGCACTCCGGACGCGTCGTAGGGGCGCGAACAGGGGACACACTGTGGTGAAGGAGAAGCCACGGGAAGGAGGCGTCCTGTGAAGGCCATCGTGGACCGCGATCTGTGCATCGGTTGTGGGTTGTGCGAAGACACCTGCCCGGAGGTGTTCCGGATGGGCGAGGACGGTCTCGCCATGGTGATCGATGATGACCCGCCTGCCGAGACCTACCCCGACATCGAGGCCTGCGTGGAACTCTGCCCCGTGGCCGCGATCAGCGTGACGGCCGTCTGAGTCTCCAACGCCTGACCGCCACGCCGGACTACCCGGAGCGTCGGCCGGAGACCTCGGCGTAGATCTGCTCGAGACGCGTGACGATCGAAGGCAGCGCGTGCTTCTTGACGTCGGTCTGTCCCGCCGCCCCCATGCGCGAGCGAAGAGCCTCGTCGCCCAGCAACCCGTCGAGCGCATCGGCGAACCCGTCCACGTCACCGGGCTGCACCAGCACGCCGGCCCTCCCCTCGCCCACGAGCTCAGGCACGGCGAGCGCGCGCACAGCCACGATAGGCAGCCCGGCCGCCATCGCCTCGAGCAGGACGATCCCCTGCGTCTCGATCGTACTGGCCGTGAGGAACGCGTCGTAATCGCGGTAGATCCTGCCGAGAGCAGCGCGGTCCATGAAGCCGCGCATCCGTACACGGTCCCCCACCCCGAGCCGCGCCGCGAGTCGCTCGATGTGGTCCTTTGCCGGGCCGTCTCCCACGATGTCGAGCGTGTACTCCGGACGCCGCGCCAACAGCCGCGCGAACGCCTCCACCACCACGTCGACGTTCTTCTCGAACCCGAGTCGCCCAGCATGCAGGAGTCGCCCTGCGGGAGCGTAGGAGAGCTTGGATGCCACGGTGGAGTCGTCGATACCGTTGCTGAGGTACTCCACGGGAACGGTGACACCGTGCTCTTCCAACTCGCGTTTCAGCGTGAGCGACGGCGTGAGCACCAGGTCGGCGCGGTTGTACACGGTTCGTGTGAACTGCCAGGCGAAGCGTGTCGACAGCTCTGGAGACTGATCGCGCTCGAGTCCGCCCCGCACGTCCTCCGCAACGGCCGCGACCTCCTCGATCGCCCGGTCTCCTCCGCTGATGAGCGAGGCAAGCGTGTGGAACATGCCCGACTCGAACATCCGCTCGAACACCAGCGAGTCGACGATGCGATCCTGAAGACTGTCGAGGCGCAGCAGCCGGTGCAGCTCCACGTACTGCATGAAGTCGGGGATGTACGTGTGGTAGGTCTCCACTATCGGGAGCCGCATCATGCGGGCGGTCGCAAGACCCACCACGCCCACCGAAAGGGGTGTGTGGATGTGCACGACATCGGGGTCGAAACGCCGCAGCGTCGCCGCGACCGAGGCCATCGACGGGAGCGCGAGACGTGTCGCGCGGTTCGATGAGACGCTGAGACTCCGGTAGCGCTTGATCTGCACGTGCGGCACAACGTGCAGGATCGGTCTGCGGTACTTGGGGCAGATGATGAGCACCTGATGGCCCCTGGCGCCGAGCAGGCGGGAGTGAGAATCGATGCTCGTGACCGCGCCGTTGACCTCGGGCAGATACGTGTCGGTGAACACCGCTATCCGCATCGATGCGTCACCAGCCTAGGTGCGGGGAGCCGCTCCGGCGCCGTCCGCGAAGTACCCGCCGAACGCCGTCGGCAGCGAGTCAGGATCTCGACCTTCTGTGACGGCCGAGAAGTCGTGGGAATCGAAGGTGTTCCAGAACAGCACACGCGTATCCGTGAGATCACCCGTGGCGGCATCCGCCATCAGCGCCGCGAACGCCCGCCCTGTGTACGTGGCGTCGAGGACCAGGCCGGCCGTGCGGCCGAGTTCGATTGCCGCACTGGCGGCCTCAAGAGGCTCCCCATACCCGTCGCCGTAGAACCCTTCCAGCAAACGCGCCTTCGGCTCGATCTCAACGGTGCAGCCGCACGAGCCATCCATCGCGCATACGAGATCCTGCACCTCGGCGATCAGCGAATCGAGGCCCTGCTGGGAGGCCACCTCCGGCGGGGTGACGCGCACCGCCCGAACCTCAGCCTCACAGCCACCTGCCGCCAGGCCGACAGCGATACCGGCTGCGGTCCCCATCGAGCCCGCTGCCACATAGACCAGATCCGGCTCAGGCAGTTCACCCTGGAACGACTGCATCACGAGCTCCAGCCCGGCGTCGATCATCCCGGTGACCGAGAGCGCATTGGTGCCGCCGTACGGGATCACATACGGTGCCACACCGGTCTCTGCCGTGCGCTTGGCCACGTGCGCGGCAGCGGCGCTCGCCGCCTCCCCGGCGTCAGCAGCGTGATGAAGGCGCGCGCCGAACACGTCGTCGAGCAGGAGGTTGCGGCGGACGTGGTCGGAAGCGGGCTGCGGCGTGAGGAACAGGTCCACGGACAGCCCTAGCCGTTTGCCGTAGACGGCGGTAGCGAGAGCGTGGTTCGAACCCGCGGCCCCGAAGGTCACGACCTCTGTCGCGCCTGTGCGAAGCGCGTCGGCCAGAAGGACCTCCAGCTTACGGACCTTGTTGCCGCCGTAGATCTCGCCCGAGAGGTCATCGCGCTTGACCCACAGCTCGCCCACGCCCAGGCGCGCCGCAAGCTCGTCGTGCCGCTCCACGGGCGTAGGGAACGTGCCAAGTGGCACGTGCGGCAGCGACTCCCGCAGCGCGGGGCAGCGGGAGAAGAGCGGGTGTGCGCTCGGGCCGGAGAGGATCGTCATCGTTTCTCCGCGAATCCGACCACGACCCACGTCCCCGAGCGCTGGTCGGCTCTGAGCGTGATGATCCCCATCCGCTCCGCGTCCTGCAGGAACTCGGAGAACGACCTGTACCCGTAGCTCGACTCGGAGAACTGCGGCTGCTTGCGGCGCATGGTGTCCTTGACCATCGAGGCGAGCATGACGTCCTTGTTCTCGCGCTGCAGCGCCTGGACCGCCTCGATCATGAGGTTCATCGCTGGGCGCTTCGTCCGCGGGATGTCAGCAACAGGGACCGGCGGCTTGGCGGGACCTTTCACGATATCCTCGTAGTAGATGAACTCATCGCAGCTGGCGGCGAGCAGGTCGCTCGTGGAGTCCTTGATGCCGAGACCGATCACACTCTTGCCGTTCTCCTTGAGCTTGGAGACGAGCGGCGTGAAGTCGGAGTCGCCCGACACGATCACGAACGTGTCGATATGCTCCTTGCTGTAGCACATGTCCATCGCATCCACGCAGAGTTGTATGTCCGCATGGTTCTTGCCGGTCTTCCCTCTCTCGGGGATCTCCATCATCTGGATCCCCGAGTCGTGCATGACCTCGCGGTACGAGTTGAAGCGCCCCCAGTCCGCATAGGCGCGCTTGACGATGACCTTGCCCTTCTCCACCAGCCGCTCGAGAACCAGCTTGATGTCGAAGGTGTCAGTGGTCTTCTTCACGCGGGACGTCCGTCCCGAAGACGGCTTGCCGG
The sequence above is drawn from the Anaerosoma tenue genome and encodes:
- a CDS encoding TolB family protein, yielding MAGGTTPSDWHDIDRRHRAGILLGAAVVLVAAAAGLVALLGGEPAVVPGGETTPTITPAEQTTETISPAPGYDSALIGEEGREEVAASPDAPAPAQDTAGNVSGSVAYRRDGWLCVVTEDGADERRVAESGSGAFTLSPDGGTLALIDGGSGQLVLVDVDSGDRVSVGPAIDDPPAWAPDSGWLVYAASGSRVMRADRSGAAATLLMAGTMPVVSPDGRTVVAVIDAARRGEIAVWQDDGTRRYITSAPVSGVCCTDERVYYGSGPDVSGAVSLRSMRLDGRGDRAELTRAQSARPVAYADLLRSPDGSWVCFAERGDDGYSRAFALPAAGGRLVELSGRRDCYPLMWSGDGSAVYLIEGNAMQGEPTWLVSVILGDGMRRALVDLGVR
- a CDS encoding isocitrate/isopropylmalate dehydrogenase family protein, with translation MAKHTVTLIPGDGIGPELTTAMTRVVEATGVDIEWEVAEAGADVMEKYGTPLPEHVLDSIRTNKVAIKGPITTPVGTGFRSVNVSIRKELDLYACLRPAFSIPGNGARYDDIDLVIVRENTEDLYAGIEFEQGSEGARKLIEFAAAEGAGIIRPDSGISLKPISIERSRRIVKYAFDYAIANGRKKVTAVHKANILKYSDGLFLKVAREVAAEYKDSGIQFEDYIVDATCMQLVLHPEWWDVLVLPNLYGDILSDLAAGLIGGLGIAPGANIGADCAVFEPTHGSAPKYAGKDMANPTAEILSAVLMLNHLGERDAADRVLAAVRGVIGEGDKVTYDIKRSVTGSTDGCVGTQAYANALIERL
- a CDS encoding AbrB/MazE/SpoVT family DNA-binding domain-containing protein, with translation MGCATVMRKRLVKHGNSRALVIDKAILELLNLGDDEEVIVSTDGRSLTITPVADIDARRARIDEALLRVDERYSTTLDRLAR
- a CDS encoding type II toxin-antitoxin system death-on-curing family toxin gives rise to the protein MNRPVFLSIDEVEYLHQHEVERRGGSHGLRDRGMLESAVAMPQAGLGDEYLHEDLFEMAAAYLFHIVMNHPFIDGNKRAGFVAAVVFLDLNGLELIISEEAAYELVIGVCEGTVTKKALAAAFRENAEAFE
- a CDS encoding 3-isopropylmalate dehydratase small subunit, with translation MAMTAKAFKYGDDINTDYIISGKYKFKSADMEAMAVHAMEDLDPDYYSKVKPDGGFLVAGTNFGMGSSREQAPLVLIHSNTKAVLAKSFARIFYRNAINTGLPVVECDTDLIADGDELSLDLEGGVLKNITQGTEIPFAPLPPVMAQLLADGGLAAHFRKHGGFAV
- a CDS encoding 3-isopropylmalate dehydratase large subunit, which translates into the protein MRTIPGKTIAEKIFSAHSGSDATAGDIVVADIDFVMGQDGTTPLAIRALESMGVDEVFDPAKVAVVMDHSSPSPIEGVSALHTMMREFGKKTGAKVYDVGCGVCHQLIPEAGHVVPGDLMVGCDSHTCTYGAVNVFSTGVGSTDGAAAMASGKLWFKVPDTMKVTYNGELQPGVFSKDLVLALAGHIGADGATYMALEFHGPVIDALSVDARMTISNMAIEVGAKAGLMRADEKTLAWYEGRGGRVPQPVDPDADAVYAEEVTLDASAIGPQVAKPHAVDNVSPIEEVAGTPIAQGFIGTCTNGRLEDLRIAADILRGRKVHPDVRLIVAPASKQIFLNAMEAGYVRDLVEAGAAFVTPGCGPCVGTHNGVPSDGENVISTANRNFKGRMGNSNAFIYLGSPATVAASVIEGAITDPRKYFTGEGA
- the nifV gene encoding homocitrate synthase; amino-acid sequence: MNQTAKDFPVESSLGVGRVMIDDTTLRDGEQTAGVVFANREKVRIARLLDEVGVHQIEAGIPAMGGDERDVIEEIAHLGLKASVLGWNRANTQDIQASLDCGVDAIAISLATSDIHIQTKLVKDRAWVLDTIRESVAFAKSADPDLYVSVNAEDASRTELPFLIEYAKAAQAEGADRIRFCDTIGLMEPFRTYEVVRHLREESGLEVEMHTHNDFGMAVANAIAGVHAGATWVNVTVGGLGERAGNAALEEVAMALKHIEGFDLEMDTTRFRELGEYVMAAAGRQIPVWKSVIGTNMFAHESGIHADGVIKNPSTYEVFAPAEVGLARQIVIGKHSGSRALELKFEEYGIQVTKEEASELLPRVRTMAIELKRALFDKELIYIYNDWKAEKDKG
- a CDS encoding GNAT family N-acetyltransferase, encoding MLIRDATIADAGAIASIYSRAVLTTTASFDVEPVSAEDRERWLKARSPVHPVLVCEADGVVAGWGALSPYSERRAYAATVELSVYVDEAFRKRGIGRSITAALIERAESAQIHVLLARICTENTPSIEMVRALDFAYVGTMHEVGRKFDRWLDVATWEYIVCTPDAS
- a CDS encoding ferredoxin produces the protein MKAIVDRDLCIGCGLCEDTCPEVFRMGEDGLAMVIDDDPPAETYPDIEACVELCPVAAISVTAV
- a CDS encoding glycosyltransferase, whose protein sequence is MRIAVFTDTYLPEVNGAVTSIDSHSRLLGARGHQVLIICPKYRRPILHVVPHVQIKRYRSLSVSSNRATRLALPSMASVAATLRRFDPDVVHIHTPLSVGVVGLATARMMRLPIVETYHTYIPDFMQYVELHRLLRLDSLQDRIVDSLVFERMFESGMFHTLASLISGGDRAIEEVAAVAEDVRGGLERDQSPELSTRFAWQFTRTVYNRADLVLTPSLTLKRELEEHGVTVPVEYLSNGIDDSTVASKLSYAPAGRLLHAGRLGFEKNVDVVVEAFARLLARRPEYTLDIVGDGPAKDHIERLAARLGVGDRVRMRGFMDRAALGRIYRDYDAFLTASTIETQGIVLLEAMAAGLPIVAVRALAVPELVGEGRAGVLVQPGDVDGFADALDGLLGDEALRSRMGAAGQTDVKKHALPSIVTRLEQIYAEVSGRRSG
- a CDS encoding 1-aminocyclopropane-1-carboxylate deaminase/D-cysteine desulfhydrase encodes the protein MTILSGPSAHPLFSRCPALRESLPHVPLGTFPTPVERHDELAARLGVGELWVKRDDLSGEIYGGNKVRKLEVLLADALRTGATEVVTFGAAGSNHALATAVYGKRLGLSVDLFLTPQPASDHVRRNLLLDDVFGARLHHAADAGEAASAAAAHVAKRTAETGVAPYVIPYGGTNALSVTGMIDAGLELVMQSFQGELPEPDLVYVAAGSMGTAAGIAVGLAAGGCEAEVRAVRVTPPEVASQQGLDSLIAEVQDLVCAMDGSCGCTVEIEPKARLLEGFYGDGYGEPLEAASAAIELGRTAGLVLDATYTGRAFAALMADAATGDLTDTRVLFWNTFDSHDFSAVTEGRDPDSLPTAFGGYFADGAGAAPRT
- a CDS encoding NYN domain-containing protein; the encoded protein is MADESHSLAVLIDFENLALGIERPSGKPSSGRTSRVKKTTDTFDIKLVLERLVEKGKVIVKRAYADWGRFNSYREVMHDSGIQMMEIPERGKTGKNHADIQLCVDAMDMCYSKEHIDTFVIVSGDSDFTPLVSKLKENGKSVIGLGIKDSTSDLLAASCDEFIYYEDIVKGPAKPPVPVADIPRTKRPAMNLMIEAVQALQRENKDVMLASMVKDTMRRKQPQFSESSYGYRSFSEFLQDAERMGIITLRADQRSGTWVVVGFAEKR